AAGACGTCGGCGTCGTGGCGCAGCCGGTGCAGGTGGCGCATCGCCTCGGCAAGCGCCGCCACACTTGCCCGGTTGTCGAGAGCCTTGCCGGCAAAGCGCCCCTGCATCAGTTGCTGCGGGCTTTGGGCAATGGTGATGACGTCCCCGACCACGATGCGCTGCCGCGCCTCTTCTTCCGTGAGGCCACAGTCGACGAAGAGCTCCTCCCACTTGGGGAACTTCTTGCGCTCCTCCTCAGAGGTGAGGTGCGGCGGTTTGAGGCCGATCACCCCGGGAAGGGGCCCGCCGTCCGTGTGGACGACCACCCGCTGGCCCAGCAGGGTCTGAACGTTGGTGCCCCCCACCGCGGCCACCCTCAAGAAGCCGCCTTTCTCGATGCCGTTGACCAGCATCCCGATCTCGTCCATGTGGGCGGCAAACATCACGGAAAAGCGCCGGTCCTCGGTGGCCGGCTGTCCCCGGCGCAACGCGATGCAGTTGCCCAGCCGGTCGGTGCGCACCTCGTCGGCCAGGCCGGAAAGCTGCAGGGCCACCAGGGCCGCCACGCCCTCCTCATGGCCCGAGACCCCGACGGCCTCCGACAGCCGCCAAAGAAACGCCGCCAGCGGGTCACGTTCACCCGGCGCCTGTTGCGCCGGCCCGCCGGCGTGGCCCGTACTCCCGTGAGGATGTCCCATTCCCGTGCCAGAAGACCCCCTCTGATCCGCCCGTCAGATGACGATGCGTACGCCGTATCGCAGCCATCCG
The Bacillota bacterium genome window above contains:
- a CDS encoding M42 family metallopeptidase; the protein is MGHPHGSTGHAGGPAQQAPGERDPLAAFLWRLSEAVGVSGHEEGVAALVALQLSGLADEVRTDRLGNCIALRRGQPATEDRRFSVMFAAHMDEIGMLVNGIEKGGFLRVAAVGGTNVQTLLGQRVVVHTDGGPLPGVIGLKPPHLTSEEERKKFPKWEELFVDCGLTEEEARQRIVVGDVITIAQSPQQLMQGRFAGKALDNRASVAALAEAMRHLHRLRHDADVFAVATVQEEVGLRGAAVGAFAVNPDVAVAIDVTFARQRLVSEEVVELGKGPAIATGPNFHPRIFERLVAAAKEHGVAYQVEVIPGRSGTDAWAIQVSQAGIPTGLVSVPLRYMHSPVEVVDLSDIRQTGRLLASFVAGLRREDVEALTRWEVGADEH